Within Haematobia irritans isolate KBUSLIRL chromosome 2, ASM5000362v1, whole genome shotgun sequence, the genomic segment ACAACAATAGACGATGATTAACCTTATCAAAGGCCTTGCTGAAGTCAGTATAGACAACATCAACTTGATTACGCCTTGAGAATGCATCATGTATATATGAGGTAAACTCCAAAAGATTTGTCGACGTAGACTTCCCTTTCATAAAACCGTGTTGATACACCGAAAATATAGACCTTAATGAGTGAACGAGTCTATCAGTAACCAAACGTTCAAAAAGCTTCGGAATAGCACTTAGTTTGGCTATTCCCCTGTAATTCTCTATCTCCGTCCTATTTCCCTTCTTGTACAAGGGTATAATGTAGCTCTCCTTCCGTAACGTTGGAAAACAACCTGATGACAAAGAATAATTGAATAGATTCGTCAGGGGAATGCACAACACGGATGCACAGTTCCTTAATACCGCTGAAGGAACTCCATCCGTGCCAGGGCTAAAATCTAATTTCAAGGAGCAAAGTGCACTTAACACCTCGTCAGACGTAAACCATATATTGGGAATCGTATCGAAAGTGCGAATCCTGTAAGGGTAATATACATCAACGGCCGAATACTCAACATAAGTCTTCTCAAAAAAATCAGCAAATAAGTTAGCAATTCCATGAACATCCGAACACTCCTTGTCCAAGTACCTAAGTGTATTTGGAAAACTCGTCACATTCCTCTTAGAGTTCACAAAGTTATAAAAACATCTCGGATTAGCATTAAGGTTAAATCTCATACGTTCCAAATATCTTTCATAACATTCCTTAGACTTCACCTGATATAAGTAACGTGCATTAATATATCTCGTGTAATTCAAGTTCGAGTTGACACTTTTAAATCTTTTAAACAATCTGTTCTTTCGATTTCTCAGACTTCTTAATTCTTTGCTGAACCATGGCGGACCGGGTGTATAAGCGCTCATACGAGATATTGGCACTGCTTGACGGAAGCAATAATGAATCTCATCGTAGAATGACGATAAACAGCCCGAGAGGTCGCCGGTAAGTGGTGGCCAAATAACGCGAGACAATAAATCGTGAAGAATTGAGAAGTCAGTACGTTTAAAATCATATCGAAGACAGTCTTGACTAATAAGCTTATCCATCGATCCATTAACATTAAGAGATAATGCAAGGGTAGGATGGTATACATCCTCAGGTGTCACAAATGGATCAACACGAGAAACATTAATATCCGATACATTAGAAAATATGAGGtccaaaaatcttccaaaataatTCGTAACTGAGTTCAACTGTACGAGGCATAATTCAgaaataacatcaaaaaaatccttaaatatTCCTAAATTGGTCGGTACAAGTGTATCATCCACGGAATTGAGCCAGCGTAAACTCGGTACGTTAAAATCGCCAAATACTAAAATTATGTCATCAGCTGTGAGTCCATAGTCAACCTGATAAGATCCAAGTGAGTCATATATATACCCATGTCAGAATTCGGTGGTATGTATGAgcatgtaatgaaaatgttcagtcGGGAGAGGTTCAagcgtacagaaataaaatcaatatcATGGAGGACATTTAAATCCTGCAAATGTGATAAAAACGAGCTTCTCACGGCTATCAAGACACCACCACCCCTACGAGCTAACCGATCCTTTCTATAGACGTTAAATTCTGTACAAAATAATTCCAGATCGAAAATGTCTGGTTTTAGCCATGTCTCAGTGAATATAACAATATCAAACTCGCATGATAGACTGTTCAGGAATACTTGACGAAGTTTCGTATTAAGACCACGTACGTTTTGATACACAATACAAATATCATGATTTAGTTTTTTGAAGCCGTTACTAAATTAACAGGAATAGGACGGGTCGGAGCAACGGATATCGATGGAATCGAAGTACTCACATCACCAATACGCGTGGGAGGACACTGTGACAAAGGAGTCACAGCCCCATTTGAGGGACAGTCCTCGTTAACCACCATAGTTGACAAAGGGCCATTCAGGGAGAGATTCAAAACCTCAGTCTGAATCGGTAATTCATCAACAATTGGTGTAAATAGACCATTCAAGTCCGGAGTAGGGGGAAGATCCAGTAAAGGCGCTTCATCAGATATGACCATATTCCGGGGTGCAGGTCTCTTACGTTTGGGAGATGTAATactatcaaatttaaaattcttaaaCATGTTCTCAAATTTGCGAAATCTTTCCAAAAGACTACAGAATTCCTTGTTAAATTCCGAAAACCCCCTTTTGGtctcaatgaaaaacttataaaaaatgtccaattGTCTGCACTTTAAACATGACCATCTGAGCCCATTCGAACGATCCactatcttgtcaaaatgtctacCATTAAGTCCGCCACACTTTAAGTGAGCGTGACCCTCACACAGCCAACACGTTATAGAGCGCTCATGAATATTAGTGATATCACATTTCTCATAAAGACAATCCATGTTCGAGAAGATAGAAAGATAtgataataacaaaacaaaaaagaagaacaaaaggaaaacaatttatatgtatatataacagTATAAAGTCAACTAAGGGttaatattgttacgaatgtgatatttctagatttaagtttatttaaattagtttacgttaatttaaatttcaaattgtaacgataaaattacgtcataacttgttagtcatttctttattttctagtactttcttaaacatcttttgtgtttccaatcgttcattgtaaaagtaacgccttttgttttatgcctgcacgacatctacctaaTCTCGTAGAATGCTCTAGATTattagcataagcctaaaagtatgtgtgccatatcacctgtaaaataacgccgatagaatattctagatggctgtaggcaatgaagataaccagttgaatatgtggtgttagataaattgtaacaagatagttctagatggttgtaggccagactatccagaattttcgaaatcgtcaaatcacggtatataagcccctggcggagggtgcagtcaagtcagtcgtaagctaaagtttatacagtacacatcgtagagcaaataagtgaaaccaatcagttaaacaaataaattgtagattaacgttattgaaaagaactgtctttttaattatcgggtaattaaatacgcctcaatataaaaacgtaacaattggtgtcggaagtgaaataacgggaaaaaaatctacaatgaagtttaatcagcttcgagtggaagatttgaagaaggaattgagcaaaatggagcagccgactacaggaaacaaggcccaattacaaaagcgactactggaagagttcgagcggcgcagtattgatatcgaaacacatgagttcgattataaggaagatcttgacgaatcagtagtagccagcgccttggaaactccatctgtagcttctaatgttgttgattacacatcgatggtcaatattttgagcaaaatgatggaagaaaattctctaaaaatgcaagagaattctagaaaaatgatggaagaaaattctctaaaaatgcaagagaattctagaaaattggaagaaaaattcgacgaaaattcaaaaaagatggacgaaaattctagaattctaaatgagaatcttcaacaaattgctgaaggcatggaaaaacgtgtggaccatatcgaaagccaaattggggagctggataagaagattatttctgtggatgagaaaattatggttcatgatgagaagtttctacacattgaaagaaaaatgtcagagctggaaattaaaggtggaccagtgcgcgttatcgagggctcgaaaaccaaacctcctgttttcgatggctcaacttcatttgatgtattcaaattccaatttgaaatggttgcttctagaaatttatggaacgacaatgacaaagcaattgaacttctattggcattaaagggcaacgccgctgatgtgatacaaagcattcccgctgcctctagaaataattataatgacgtaatagcggcacttcaacgtaagtacggcggagaacataagcaagacatcttcagaatggaattaagaggaagagtccagaagtcaaatgagactctacaagactttgcaacagaggttgagcggttggtgcttttgacatatccaggagaaagtcatccacttgtggaccgcatcaagatcgagacctttgtgaatggaattagagaccctgatataaaatgtgcaacatatgcgtcacaaaaggctacattcgcagaaacagtaacatttgcacatgcacaagaaactgcgagattgttggcacggcctcaaattcacaaagtacgcagagtagagacccAGTGTGAAGAAACGCAATCggtcattgaattggtaaaagaggctctaatgcagataatgcaagaaatgaagcagcaggcaaataaatctagaataaaatgctataactgtgataaggctggacatctatcccgggaatgtaaagcgtggcgtaaaacgtcggggtcaatctcgccatctccattaaacaataatcataagaaggcgaccacaaagccaagcgactcaaatttaaattttgcggataatagaaaaggtggcaaacaagttattgatcaagccttgacacgacggcattgcaatgtagaaagcacacgctactcgaaggctgaaccaCAGGAGATagttgtaaatgtcaggcagttacacatcgaatctggagtggactggccagcagaacagcgtaaagatctcattttgagcaaaattatttcggcgaaagaagaagataagaaacccagtaagaaagacatcgcagccgaaagcccacttatgaaatcatactgggctcaatgggacagtctatgtctggtcaacggaaccctacaacgtaagtgggaaagtgaagatggcaagaatagccgcaacttgataatcgtgccagattccaaggtaaaggatgttttgacggaattccacaatggacctagtggaggtcacttaggaataaccaaaacagccgagaaagtgaagcaacgattctactgggttggatgccagaaatcaattgctgaatgggtggcaaattgtgagaagtgcataaaggcgaaagggccaagacgaaaaagtagaggtcttatgcaagagtataggccaggagcgccttttgaaagaatagcaatggacgttgcagggcctttcccagtaagtgattctggaaatcgatatgtccttgtggtcatggactacttcagcaagtggccagaagtttatgccattcctaaccaagaggcgaagacgattgtagatgtagtcgacaagaactggatatgtcgctacggtgtgccgaccgagatacactcagaccaaggaagaaattttgaatcggccatattcaaagagatgtgtgactcccttggtatcaagaaaacaaggactacgccattgcatccgcagtctgatggcatggtagaaaggtttaatcgcactctggaagaacatcttcgaaaggtggtggataacggccaacgagactgggacgatcatataccaaagtttttgctgtcgtatagatcagccatacatgattctacgtcacgaacaccggccaaggtcctattcggaacggaattgaagttgcccggagatttgatatttggcgctacacccaatgagctcgccatggaagaaaccagtaacgacataccaaacacatttggtaaagttcacgaatcagtgcgaaacaaaataaaaatggttagcaacagaatgaaggcgagatatgatcgtgcagcaaacactgagggctttagtgaaggacaactggttctgctattcaacccgcaacgaaagaaaggattatgtcctaaactacaaacacagtgggaaggcccatataaagtcatcaagaagatcaatgatgttgtataccgcattcaaaaagacgacagcccaaggtcaaagatgaaagtcgttcacctggaacgtttggctccatacggaacgggttctgtgcctattcgggacgaacaggcttaagcgggaggcagtgttacgaatgtgatatttctagatttaagtttatttaaattagtttacgttaatttaaatttcaaattgtaacgataaaattacgtcataacttgttagagtcatttctttattttctagtactttcttaaacatcttttgtgtttccaatcgttcattgtaaaagtaacgccttttgttttatgcctgcacgacatctacctaatctcgtagaatgcactagattattagcataagcctaaaagtatgtgtgccatatcacctgtaaaataacgccgatagaatattctagatggctgtaggcaatgaagataaccagttgaatatgtggtgttagataaattgtaacaagatagttctagatggttgtaggccagactatccagaattttcgaaatcgtcaaatcacggtatataagcccctggcggagggtgcagtcaagtcagtcgtaagctaaagtttatacagtacacatcgtagagcaaataagtgaaaccaatcagttaaacaaataaattgtagattaacgttattgaaaagaactgtctttttaattatcgggtaattaaatacgcctcaatataaaaacgtaacaatatattaGTATTTCCACTTGCGCCTAGAAGTATGCTTCGGAGTCCGAATGCCCAAATAAACACAGCGCTATTATAAGAAAGTGCCTAAAACTAtgctttgcaaaataaaataattaccaaATCCACAAATATGGAAATGAACGCAGtccgcaaaacaaaaacaaagtaaCAAACAAGTCACCAAGGAAAGAAATCAAAACAaatgacaaaacaaaaagacaCTTGAGCAGGAATCCCTCGATAATTCccacaaaaata encodes:
- the LOC142224978 gene encoding uncharacterized protein LOC142224978, whose translation is MFKNFKFDSITSPKRKRPAPRNMVISDEAPLLDLPPTPDLNGLFTPIVDELPIQTEVLNLSLNGPLSTMVVNEDCPSNGAVTPLSQCPPTRIGDVDYGLTADDIILVFGDFNVPSLRWLNSVDDTLVPTNLGIFKDFFDVISELCLVQLNSVTNYFGRFLDLIFSNVSDINVSRVDPFVTPEDVYHPTLALSLNVNGSMDKLISQDCLRYDFKRTDFSILHDLLSRVIWPPLTGDLSGCLSSFYDEIHYCFRQAVPISRMSAYTPGPPWFSKELRSLRNRKNRLFKRFKSVNSNLNYTRYINARYLYQVKSKECYERYLERMRFNLNANPRCFYNFVNSKRNVTSFPNTLRYLDKECSDVHGIANLFADFFEKTYVEYSAVDVYYPYRIRTFDTIPNIWFTSDEVLSALCSLKLDFSPGTDGVPSAVLRNCASVLCIPLTNLFNYSLSSGCFPTLRKESYIIPLYKKGNRTEIENYRGIAKLSAIPKLFERLVTDRLVHSLRSIFSVYQHGFMKGKSTSTNLLEFTSYIHDAFSRRNQVDVVYTDFSKAFDKVNHRLLLYKLSALGFPPALLCWISSYLSDRVQCVMFKGRTSRKISVTSGVPQGSHIGPVLFALYLDDLSSAIHHSNILMYADDVKLFSSISTTVDSCRLQGDLDLVVRWCDINGMCLNFGKCKKMTFFRSNALLTEYYIDNVKLEDVQIFNDLGVLFDRRLKFDSHVESIVSRAMSTLGFIKRWSREFNDPYLSKRIYTSLVRPILEYASVVWSPSYQCYVDRVESVQKRFLLFALRGLGWTDPLDLPPYVNRLKLIDLPTLERRRLVFDVIFISRLLKGEINSQQLISKLDINVPSRVTRQYIPLKLPVVRNNYEEHSSFYRLCRHYNEFSNVFDLTDPIHIVKRVFIHVVQHRTPL